The genomic stretch TAAAGCATACTTCCATTTGTGAGTACTTACTCTCGCCTGTCATGATTCTATCTGTTGCTCCAAGCCGTGTGAAGATGATATCCACAGCTGAGAGAACACAACTTTCACATGGCACATAGCAGCCTATCTGCAAAGGCATCAGAGGCATATTATAAAGAAAGGTATCAGAAAAAGATGACATGGCAAAGTGCATAATATATAAGATGCATCCCCCTAGAGGTTTCATAATTCAGACATAAGCCCCTTGTATTATTCCAAAATGTGTAATGTTTTCCCCTTACAATAAGGAAAACTTGttacaaagaaagaaaggaaggaaggaaGGAAACTGAACAATGGTGTGTACTTAAATCAGGCGGATAGAGTAGAGTGCAGAGGTCTAACAGGGGGAAAACACGAGAGAATATACACTAGAACAAAAGAGAGAACCTGGGCCATTATAACAGCCAGACAGGTAGCACGCAAAAGTGTTGATTTTCCACCCATGTTTGGTCCAGTCAGCAGCAATGTGCGATGATGCCCACCTTCATTCTCACCAAGAATTATGTCATTGGGGACAGGCACACATCCATTTTCTCCGAGGGCAAATGGATGCCATAACCCCTTCATTTTAAGCACAGGTCCTCCATTGTCTTTACCCGTAAAACTTTCTGGCACTATGACAGGCCTACACATACTTCCAGATGAGAAGCTAGAAGTAACAGCAAAGGATCTTAGCACGTCAATGCAATTGATGGCATGAACAACTTCAAACCATTGTGTAGCTTTCTCCAAAAGTAGTTCAGCAAGTATTGTAAGTGTTTCAGCATCTGAATCTGTAACATTATGATTCTGCCACCAGATATAATATATGCTTAGTCATGTAGACAAGTAAAAACTTTCCCTCTATTCCTCACATTAATGTTGACAAAGGAAAAACATATTCAAACATAACAACATAACAAGCAATTGCATGTTCTAACATATGACCATGTAATATTGTTGAAAATTTGAGAATCAACATTTGAGATACAATACACATCAAAATTCCAAACTGTTAATTCTATGTAGAAAAAGGCAAAGCAGTCAGCTTGCACGTGTTTAACAAAGATAATTAGAAATGGATTTGGTCACCACAATAAATGAAttgtttaaaactttaattaCACAGATGTTTAGCATAATGCACCAAATTTGTTAAAAGGACACAAGGCTGTCAAAATAGAGTAAGCTTACACAGCCAGCCCAAATAGTGCAACGGAATTCATAGCTTATATAAAAACCAAAGTGATTTTCAGTTAGCCTGGTTAAACATTTAGCCTCCACCCTCATCTACATTTTGGCCAGGCCCATTCCCCACTTCCCGAAGAACCAAATCTAAAATTTCCTAACAAGTTAATCCCACCTACAATTACCCGAAGGCTTGTCATCCCTGGATCTTGTATCTGTCAAGTCTCCCACTCCTTGCCTATCATTCACATAGTCCCCAATCTGGTCTCAGGTGCATGACATACTCACATAGTCTTTGGGATTTAGCCCTCATCACCTTGGACCCTAGATCCGGGTGTTGATTAGTGCTTCTTCCTCATCATACTTCACAGCCTTAGCTTTGGCTGATCAATGTTCATGGCCATTGAGCAGGTACCCTAATTTTAGTACTATATCCAATATTGTGAACTAACATACATCCCTTGATATTATTATCACTGAATATTCTTCTGtttcaatatttaaaatattcGATAAATTACTGATGGTTATCAACAATTATAATTTCCAAGTAACACAGCAAACTGTCACCAACAGGACCCTCTGATGAGGGTACATGCCAGTTCCCATACAATATAAGTTTCAAACTagcaaatttttttatctttagtGCTTGGGTTTAGCTCTCATGAACCTGAAGCCCTtagattgagaagatatgaaggTTTTATTTCATACTTTTTAAATGAGAAGCATGAGTAAGGAAACAAACCTGATAATTTGGGAAGTCACTATCTACAGCTGCTTCAAACTGACTAAGAAATTGATCAAGCCCATCACTACCAGCCAGAATTGGTAGTTTAAAGACTTTTGTCAAGGATGATGTTAAAGGCTGCTCATTCTGTAGAAGAAGCAACAAACTCAAAGCAGTGCGAAGCCCTTTCACAAGTGACCCAAATACTTTCACCtgtaataaattaaacattacATATGTGCACCAAGCAGAGACTATGATTGCCATAAAAAATGCAAAGTTGCTAGCAAGTCAATGTGCTTATTTTGACATTAAAATAAGAAGGTATCTGACATATGAGTGAAACTTGGTTTCAAAGTCAGTGTGAAAAACAATTACCATGTCCTGAACAAATGAGgcataaaaaacaaaaatagaagtaACTCACCCTCTgcttcaatattttttttgccaACAAAGGCAGTAAAAGAGGGCCTGATAGTTGAAGGCTGGACTTGGTTCGGCCAAGCAATAGTTCCAAATCTGAAAGCTTGCGAAGATGTTGAGCAATATGTGACACAATCTCCGGGTGAGTCATTAAATCATCAACTGCATCAAGCCTATTTTTAATTCCTTCAGCATCTTTTAAAGGACGACAGATCCAGTTCCTAAGAAGCCGCTTTCCAGATGAAGTCACACAGTTATCAAGATATTTGTACAAAGTACCTGAAGTGAGAGGAGAACTGATTATACAACtgcatatttaatttataataaaattatgttGTAAAGTTAAGACAGTTCTAAGATAGAACAAATCAAATAATCACTTACCTGTTTTCCCACCATCCGCATTATTACCAAAGATCTCCAGATTTATCAACGTCTGACCATCCATTTTAAGGCATCCCCTATAAACTTGGTAAGGATATATATCCCCATCTTGAAGGACATCATCTAGCTGTGCATAAAGTAGAACATTTTAATACTGCTACTAACCATTGCAACATAACTGAATATTCTTAAAAATACTGCTACTAACCCCACTTAAAAGGAATCATAGTAAGCACTAAACATACCTTCAATCTAACTAGATTATCAATCAGTCCACCAAGAGCACACATTGCAGTTTCATGATGAGTAACTTTGCTCAGCACATAATCAAGTGAATGAAAAGACCTCTTAAAGTATTCTTTTGAGCGAACTAAATCATTGATTTCTGTGTTTACCAAGTCAGCAATAGACTGCACTGGAGTCAACTGTAATGTTGTTGAACCTGCAAAAGAGAATTGAGATTCAGAAATACTTTCtaacattaaaataaattagaggACAATGAGAATTTTGTGCCTAGTATATAGGGAGTTTGCATTGTAGTGCCAAAatatccaaaaacaaaagaacaaagtAATGAAAAGAATTGCGACctgaaaaatgttcctaatgTAATTGGTCTCAAGTTATCAGAATGTACACAAGCAATGTTCCTAATGTAATTGGTCTCAAGTTATCAGAATGTACACAAGCAATTGCGTTAAGAATAATGAACATATATAGCCTGAATTCCTATGAAAACATTTtgttccatatatatatatatatatatattcatatcATATGGATATAGTCCAGGTAGTGTCTACAGATTCAGAAGGTTAATCATATTGTGTACATATTAAAACCCGGTTCattttgaaataagaaaaacaaaattaccAAATAAATCATAACATTTTCCAACCACAAGATGTTTATTACTATACAAAACCGTGCAAAATCAATTTCAAGTAGTGCTGTAATTGATGTGTAGCTCCCAAGCCAAAGAAACACCCATATAAAATCCCAGAGTGCTTTCTACATCACGTTAATATATCCCCACACCAGCAACAGAAGATCACATCTCACCATGTAATGAGAATTTTCTAAGCGCTTTCTGAGCTCCTTTGGACAGCCCTGAAAAAACATTATATTTTAACATGAAATAATGGACCTTTGGATTTGATATGTATTTGAGAATAGATTGTTGTTCACCTCTACTTTCATATATAACTTCCTTAGGCGACACCTAAACACCAATGCCCAAAATTAAATTAGCTAAAAGTTTTACAAGTGAGTTACAATTCATGAAACCTATACCCTAATTATAAAAGTGAAAAATAGGTAATTAAGATGTCCCAAAACATACTTGCATCAATAAAGCTCCCAGAGCAGAACATGATGCATCATCATCAATGGAGCCAACCCAAAATCGAAGACGAGCACAATCAACAAAAGCAAATCCATACACAACTGAACCATCATCCAAGCTGGTGCTACCCTgtaaatttttcaatttatcaCCATTTAACATTTCGAGGTACCAACAAAACTATCTATGCATTAGGTATACTTATAATAGCTTGCAAAAATTAATAACTCAGCAACAGTGCAAACCTCTTTTATTGCAAGCAGATGGTTGGCATCAGGTCCAATATTACCCTCAACAGTGGTTGATGGAGTGATGACCTGAACTAATTTTCTTTGAATAACCTGAAAATATGATGACAGTCAGTAATACCATGCAAAAAAGGCAATCTGAATTTGCACGTTGCATAAGATAATTTGTTAGAACTCAAAAGCACCAAggataatgaataaataaaatgataTATAAAGATTTATCTTAATTCAGTTCAATGTCATGTTATCTGCTGCAACATCAGGTAGGAAACAGTTTCCAACACATACAATAGACTGAGACACAGGAAATTCAAAATGTTTGAATGAACATGAATTTATCCACATCTAGGGTAAATAGCTATGAAGCTAAACTTTCTATGTACAACCAAAGAACAACATCACCTACAAGAATTTAGCAAAGCCAACACAACTGTAAGCATGGAAAAACTTACAGAGTTGGCTCCTCTAGCCTTTGCTTCTTCGGATGTCTCCAACTGCTCCACCCTTCCAACCTTGTATCTTCACAACGAAAGAAAAAACTCAAAACAGGGCATACTAAGTCCTCAATTCATTAGCTAGGAAATTGATATGCAACATGATTAGTAAGATCATATCATGCAATCTATCTGGAGTTAGCCATACTCATCTATGTGCTGCATGAAATCTCCACTTCAGATGTACATTACATTTAATCAACTCAACTTTCAAACGaaatctcactctatccttagTACTTACCCCCGAGCAACCAAGTTTTGAACAGCATCATCAATCCCACTTTCAGATATACCAACCTGAAGTAGCAAGTAATAACAACTCTCTTTAATCTGTAAGAGGTAAACAAGTAGGAAAGTAATAACCAAATGACTATATACGACAAAAGAGTTGACCTGTCGACATTTTCCCACACCACTTAATGTTATTTTCCAATCAAGCTCCTTATGGCCAATTTCAGCATCCATTTCATAGAGCTCATAAAACTTCCCCTGTGAATGCCATTAATTATGGCAGACTACTATTAATTGAAGGTAATGAATACACAGTAAATCCTCAGAATTAAATGGTATTACGACATCAATAGTCAAAATACTTCATGAACTAACCACTTTAAAAAATAGCAGAACATCCATGTATTTACACTTGACACTCCAATACTGTTTCTGTGAAGCTGACATCTTTTTCAAAGCATCCGGAGGTATATAAAGTGTTGTCCTGTCGTACAAAGGATCATTGGGCCTTCTTCCACTTGCATCCTTGATTCGAGAAGGATCAAGCCACTCAAACCTGCTAGCCACTTCTGCTTCCTTCTTAGTCAAGTTCAGTGATGGTGAATCCTCAAGAAATCTGACTCGTTTGCCAGAATCCATCAACGAACGAAACTTGGATTCATCATCTCGACTTCGCTTAGCATGAGAAGCAAGAGGCTGCATCCCTGGTGTTTCAGGCCCAACAACATCATCATTAATTTCGATAGGCTTTAACTGATTTGCCTTTGCCTTTACAGCAGTATTTTTCACCATAGGTTGAAAAGCTCCTTCATACTCCAGATGCTGTCCCTTACCGTTAGCACATGATGGTGAAGAAGACTTACACAAACTGTCATCTGATGACTGGCTCCTGCAAAAACATTAGCACACATAAGATCATTGTAGTggcaaaataacaaaaataaaaattatattaaattaaacaGCATTTTCATTTAGAAATTTCAGTTCCAGCAGTATTGTATGTTCGGTATCGTTGCTAGAGAATAAAATTCCTTGGAGATATCAAATTGCTTCAATTTACTATGTTGCAAAAGTTTACCGAATAATCCAAAATATGATGATTGATTATCATTCTCAAAGTGAAAATTCACATGCTATTTTTTTTCGATTCACCTTTCACATGCATTTAGTTCAGATAACAAGTTGACACTTCTGTTAACTtactttttttctattttctaataAACTTAATGGAAAAAGGAAACAATATAAGAAAATAGAACATCGAAACTTTACGAAATAAGcacatttcattttttttctctcgCATTTTGGTGAAACAAAACCCTAAAGGGGAATGACCGAATGAATGACTTGTACCTATGACTAAGCTTATCGCCGTCGCTGACAAACTTGTGCATGATGCTCTCAAAGAGGTTAGGAGCAAAGCCATTCCCGCTCGAAGCGAAGGTCGCCGGTAGAACCTGACGCGGCACCTTCTCCGGCGGCGTGTCGGTTCCTCTGACATCTTCTACCGCCGGCGCTGGAGGATTGACGGCGGCCGTGAAATTACGGTCGTGTTGACGGACAGACGAATCGGGAGGTCGGCGCTCACCGGAAGATTTGTTTTCCAGCGAGGCTTTCTGGAAGAATGAAAGTATCGATTTCTGGCGATTCATCGTTGAGGTGAGAATGGGAGAGTGACAGAGAAAATGTATGAAAGGGTTTAAGCTTTACGGTAGAATTGTGTATATTTGAGACTGTGCAGTAAAATTTTTTGGCGCCAAGGGGAAGTTTTAGCGCTCATTCTCAACCtgttaaattcaataaattgggtGTTCCAAAAGACCAAAACTATAAATTGCTTTCTCGGTTTCTCCCTTTTTGTCAGGGACGGATTCGGTACGCGGCTTAGATTAGCGCACTGAAACGCAATTTTATTGTTTGGCGCACCGATAAATCAGGAAAGGCCAGAAtaaaaatgcatgtttttgttggGTTCTTTCTACAATTTCGCACAAAATAGAGGGgtcattttgttattttttaaaatgaatataGTTAACTTAATTGTTAGAATTAGTCAATTATTACTGTCGCCATTTTCCTTCTCTTTCACTTCCCTTTCACTCTGTCGCAATCGCACCCGCTTCCTCCCCTTCCCTTCCGTCGCAATCGCACCCTCTTCCTCCCTTTCCCCTCCGTCGCCTCTTCCTCCCTTTTCGCTTTGTCGCCTCTTCGTCCCCTTTCCCCTCCGTCGCAATCGCACCGTCCCTTCCTATCTCCACCACCCAGAACGACTGAAACCTCCTAACTCATCTAACTTCTTCTGCCCCCCCCCCCACACAAACAGCCTCACCTCTGACGACGACGGTACCTGATCTGCATTGTCGGTTGTCTTCTGCAATAGATGGCTTCGCCGTCTCCATCAATGGAAAGAAGGTACCCGTTGTATTATCATCCTTCACTTGATTTACAAATATCCACTTTTTCTTTGTCATAGGTCTCCAAATTTCTTTGGAGTACATTCCCCAATTTTGCGTGTTTCGCTAAATTACCGCATTGTTGCTGTTTGGCACAGGGTTGCCGGGGATGAAGATACCACTGGGGCGTGCGCGTTGCCGATGAAGCAGAGATGTCCGACGGAGCAGACCACGGAGTTGGATCGTTTGAGGGCGAAGGCTCTGCAGGGATGGAGTCGGACGAGTACGATTTTCAGGAAGATGAAACAGAACACGACCATCATGCAGAGGCCGATGTCGACAATGGAGATGCGGTTGAATTGGAAGACAATTTAGACGACGCCGGAGGAATGTCTGACAATTATGCGGACGACAAGTTTTACGCTGTTGATTCCGGCGAGTCGATAGGTTGggttgattttttaaatttgagcGAGGAGGATGTTCTCCGGTTTAATTTCGCAGATGTTGACATTGTATTTGAGTTCTACCAGCAATATGCAAAGCACCATGGCTTCGGCGCGAGACGTTCTAGAAGCGAAAAACGCGGCGAAGTAAGGATACGGCAGGAGTTCGTGTGCCACCGACAAGGGTACCGATCCCCGAAGTTCTACTCGATGCCTAACCGGCAAAAGAGGCCGAGGGCCGAGACACGGTGTGGATGCCCTGCAAGGATGCTACTCCGCATGGACGATGAATTAGGACGTTGGCACGTTGCGTACTTTTCAGACGCGCATAACCACCACGTTCTTGAGTTGCAATTTTCTTCCATGCTCCCGAGCCATCAGAGGATAAGCGAAGCGGACATCGAGCAAATGAACGACATGCGCAAAGGGGGCATTGGCGTCTCCGAATCCACGGTTTTATGGCGAGCCTGGCCGGCGGGTATCATAATGTCCCGTACACAACAAGGAACATGCACAATGTAAATGCGAAGCAACGAAGGGAGGGTGGCCTAGATGCGGAATCGTGCTTAAGGTATCTACGAGAGTGCAAGGCAAATGATCCAGCACTGTACTACAAGGAAGTTGTTGACGGTGAGGGCGTGTTGCAACACTTGTTTTGGTGTGACGGCACCAGCCAAATTGATTACCAGGTGTTTGGAGACGTGGTTGCATTTGATGTAACGTATAAGAAAAACGTTTACCTTTCACCTCTTGTAGTATTCTCCAGTGTGAATCACCACAACCAAACGGTTGTCTTTGCCGCTGTACTGGTGGCAAACGAGAAAGAAGAGACATATGTCTGGCTGCTTCAGCAGTTGCAAACTTCAATGAAAGGGAAGGCTCCCGTGTCCATAATAACTGACGGTGACAGGAAAATGAAGTCTGCTATCGAGCAAGTTTTTCCAGAGGCTCACCATCGACTCTGCGCTTGGCATCTACTCCGAAACGCCACGAGCAACATCGGAAAGCCCAAATTCACCAGGATGTTTAAGGATTGCATGCTTGGCGACTACGAGGTCCGAACATTCCAGAGAAAGTGGTTTGAGATGGTTGAGAAATTTGGCGTCGCCGATAAGAGATGGGTACAGGACATGTATGAGAGAAGGCACAGTTGGGCCACAGCACACATACGGAAAAAGTTCTTTGCCGGATTTCGAACAACACCAAGGTGCGAGGGCTTGCACGCTGTGATATCACGGTATGTTAAGTCTCGATACAGTTATACTGAGTTTTTACGTCATTTCCATCGATGCTTGATGTTCGTGTGCGCAAAGGAGGTGGAGGCTGATTTCGAGTGTGTAAAGGGTGACCTTGTTATGACCACCAACCTGAAACAGCTGGAGCGGAGTGCAGCCGACAACTACACTCGTGCGATATTCTATTTGTTTGTTCCCATTCTTGACAGGGCCTGTGCAATGAGGGTAGTTGACTCTGAAGACAACGGTTCCTATTTTATCCACACTGTCTCTCGATACGGCACTCCGGGGAAAGATTGGCGTGTTGTTGCAACGTCTGATACGAGGGAGGTCCGATGCACGTGCATGAGAATGGAATGTTTCGGGGTCCCCTGCGAACATATAATTGCGGTTCTTGTTCTTAATAATGTTCATGAGATCCCGAGGTCTCTGATATTGCCGAGATGGACCAAGGATGCAAAACTTGTGGTGCAGTCGATGGGCGTGATATGGGATTCTGTACAACTGACGCAACACTGGTGCCTGATGGATTGGTACCAAAAAGTGTGCAAGATTGCATGTCACAGCACCGAAAAGTTCCAGTTTGCTAGGGATATTGCCGTGCTGATGTTGAAGCACTTCGAGAACGAAGATGCAGGGGACACCAGTTTTCCACCCGAGGGGCCACCTATTGAGGGTGGCAGAGCCCCGGTGCGGAATCCACCCAGGCGCAATACAAAGGGTAACGCTTCTCATGGTGGAAAGAAAACCCAGCGATGTCGTTTGTGCCGGGAGGTGGGACACAACAGGACGACGTGTCCGGACCGCCGCACAATAGAATTATCCAGCGCAGTTGCAGATGACATGGATTCGATGGACACTGATATGGTGGGTTGGTCACTTTATAAATGATATAGTTAAGTTTTCTGCTCTGTTAAATGGATCTAATCATTTGTTTTTTACATCGGTGTCAGCTGTATGATAACCTATCCGGCGATCTGTATGCGACCGTGGAGATTCCTTCGTTCTAATGCTCCGATAATGACACGCAGGCTGGGTTTGCTAATAGCGATTTTGCTGGGACCAACACGTTCAGGCCAGTCATGTCTCTCGCCGATTGAGCAAAGGGGGCCTACAGTCGTCACCA from Arachis stenosperma cultivar V10309 chromosome 9, arast.V10309.gnm1.PFL2, whole genome shotgun sequence encodes the following:
- the LOC130951726 gene encoding DNA mismatch repair protein MSH7; this encodes MNRQKSILSFFQKASLENKSSGERRPPDSSVRQHDRNFTAAVNPPAPAVEDVRGTDTPPEKVPRQVLPATFASSGNGFAPNLFESIMHKFVSDGDKLSHRSQSSDDSLCKSSSPSCANGKGQHLEYEGAFQPMVKNTAVKAKANQLKPIEINDDVVGPETPGMQPLASHAKRSRDDESKFRSLMDSGKRVRFLEDSPSLNLTKKEAEVASRFEWLDPSRIKDASGRRPNDPLYDRTTLYIPPDALKKMSASQKQYWSVKCKYMDVLLFFKVGKFYELYEMDAEIGHKELDWKITLSGVGKCRQVGISESGIDDAVQNLVARGYKVGRVEQLETSEEAKARGANSVIQRKLVQVITPSTTVEGNIGPDANHLLAIKEGSTSLDDGSVVYGFAFVDCARLRFWVGSIDDDASCSALGALLMQVSPKEVIYESRGLSKGAQKALRKFSLHGSTTLQLTPVQSIADLVNTEINDLVRSKEYFKRSFHSLDYVLSKVTHHETAMCALGGLIDNLVRLKLDDVLQDGDIYPYQVYRGCLKMDGQTLINLEIFGNNADGGKTGTLYKYLDNCVTSSGKRLLRNWICRPLKDAEGIKNRLDAVDDLMTHPEIVSHIAQHLRKLSDLELLLGRTKSSLQLSGPLLLPLLAKKILKQRVKVFGSLVKGLRTALSLLLLLQNEQPLTSSLTKVFKLPILAGSDGLDQFLSQFEAAVDSDFPNYQNHNVTDSDAETLTILAELLLEKATQWFEVVHAINCIDVLRSFAVTSSFSSGSMCRPVIVPESFTGKDNGGPVLKMKGLWHPFALGENGCVPVPNDIILGENEGGHHRTLLLTGPNMGGKSTLLRATCLAVIMAQIGCYVPCESCVLSAVDIIFTRLGATDRIMTGESTFYIECTETASVLQNATQDSLVILDELGRGTSTFDGYAIAYAVFRHLIENVNCRLLFATHYHPLTKEFASHPHVKMQHMACAFKSKSDGYSKCGEELVFLYRLASGASPESYGLQVALKAGIPENTVKVASKASQQMKKSIGRSFRSSEQRSEFSTLHEDWLKTLVSFSRIQDSKSFNEDDLDSLICLWYELKAAFRSGKQMF
- the LOC130949072 gene encoding protein FAR1-RELATED SEQUENCE 5-like, producing MSDGADHGVGSFEGEGSAGMESDEYDFQEDETEHDHHAEADVDNGDAVELEDNLDDAGGMSDNYADDKFYAVDSGESIGWVDFLNLSEEDVLRFNFADVDIVFEFYQQYAKHHGFGARRSRSEKRGEVRIRQEFVCHRQGYRSPKFYSMPNRQKRPRAETRCGCPARMLLRMDDELGQDKRSGHRANERHAQRGHWRLRIHGFMASLAGGYHNVPYTTRNMHNVNAKQRREGGLDAESCLRYLRECKANDPALYYKEVVDGEGVLQHLFWCDGTSQIDYQVFGDVVAFDVTYKKNVYLSPLVVFSSVNHHNQTVVFAAVLVANEKEETYVWLLQQLQTSMKGKAPVSIITDGDRKMKSAIEQVFPEAHHRLCAWHLLRNATSNIGKPKFTRMFKDCMLGDYEVRTFQRKWFEMVEKFGVADKRWVQDMYERRHSWATAHIRKKFFAGFRTTPRCEGLHAVISRYVKSRYSYTEFLRHFHRCLMFVCAKEVEADFECVKGDLVMTTNLKQLERSAADNYTRAIFYLFVPILDRACAMRVVDSEDNGSYFIHTVSRYGTPGKDWRVVATSDTREVRCTCMRMECFGVPCEHIIAVLVLNNVHEIPRSLILPRWTKDAKLVVQSMGVIWDSVQLTQHWCLMDWYQKVCKIACHSTEKFQFARDIAVLMLKHFENEDAGDTSFPPEGPPIEGGRAPVRNPPRRNTKGNASHGGKKTQRCRLCREVGHNRTTCPDRRTIELSSAVADDMDSMDTDMLYDNLSGDLYATVEIPSF